The genomic interval CTGGCGCTGGCCGCCGGACAGGTTGCTGCCGCCCTGCGCGACGGGCGCGTCCAGACCTTCGGGCAGAGCCTCGACGAAGCCCTTGGCCTGTGCGGTCTCCAGCGCGTGCCACAGCTCGTCGTCGGTGGCGTCCGGGTTTCCGTACCGCAGATTGGATGCGATCGTCCCGGAGAAGAGGTAGGGCTTCTGCGGAACGAGGCCGACCGTGCGGGACAGCACCTCGGGGTCCAGCTCCCTCACGTCGACACCGCCCACCCGCACCTCGCCGCCCGTCGCGTCGAACAGCCGGGGGACGAGGCCCAGCAGCGTCGTCTTGCCGCTGCCGGTGGAGCCGATGACCGCTGTCGTACGGCCGGGACGCGCCGTGAGATCGACGCCGCGCAGGACGGGCTCTTCGGCTCCCGGGTAGCTGAAGTCGGCGCCACGGATCTCCAGTTGGCCCCGGCCGGCGTGCAGTGCGGTGACGGGCTTTGCGGGCGGGACGACGCTCGGCTCGGTTGTGAGGACTTCCTGGATGCGTTCGGCGCTCACGGCGGCGCGCGGCACCTGCATCAGCAGGAACGTCGTCATCATCACCGCCATCAGGATCTGCATCAGGTAGCTGAGGAAGGCTATGAGCGAGCCGATCTGGAGCTCACCGGAGCCGATGCGGTGTCCGCCGACCCAGATGACGGCCACGGTCGCCAGCTCCCAGACCAGTACGACCGCGGGCATGGTCAGCGCCATCAGGCGGCCGGCCCGCAGGGCGACACCCATCAGGTCGGCGTTGGCGTCGGCGTAACGGCGCTGCTCGTGCTCGTCCTTGACGAAGGCGCGGATGACGCGAATGCCGGTGATCTGCTCCCGCATCATCCGGTTGACCTTGTCGATGCGCTTCTGCATGCCGCGGAACAGCGGCGGCATCCGGCGGATGATCAGGCCGACGACCCCGGCGAGCAACGGCACGAAGAGCAGCAGCAGGGCGGCGAGCGGGACGTCCTGGTTGACGGCCATGACGATGCCGCCGAGGCACATCAGCGGCGCGGCGACCAGCATGGTCAGGCCGAGCACCGTCAGCATCTGGATCTG from Streptomyces spiramyceticus carries:
- a CDS encoding ABC transporter ATP-binding protein, whose protein sequence is MLIRLLRGRLRPYARTIALVVVLQLAQILATLYLPTLNADNINNGVLTGDTGYVLATGGVMLVVTLLQILAAAAAVFFGARVAMGLGRDLRAAVFSRVQDFSVREVGRFGASSLITRTTNDVQQIQMLTVLGLTMLVAAPLMCLGGIVMAVNQDVPLAALLLLFVPLLAGVVGLIIRRMPPLFRGMQKRIDKVNRMMREQITGIRVIRAFVKDEHEQRRYADANADLMGVALRAGRLMALTMPAVVLVWELATVAVIWVGGHRIGSGELQIGSLIAFLSYLMQILMAVMMTTFLLMQVPRAAVSAERIQEVLTTEPSVVPPAKPVTALHAGRGQLEIRGADFSYPGAEEPVLRGVDLTARPGRTTAVIGSTGSGKTTLLGLVPRLFDATGGEVRVGGVDVRELDPEVLSRTVGLVPQKPYLFSGTIASNLRYGNPDATDDELWHALETAQAKGFVEALPEGLDAPVAQGGSNLSGGQRQRLAIARALVVRPGIYLFDDSFSALDYATDAALRAALARETADATVVIVAQRVSTIRGADRIVVLDEGRVVGTGTHEELMRDNHTYREIVLSQISEEEAA